In Mugil cephalus isolate CIBA_MC_2020 chromosome 19, CIBA_Mcephalus_1.1, whole genome shotgun sequence, the genomic stretch TGATCCCTGCAGACCCCGTAGACCTCAGCTGATCCCTGCAGACCCCCCGTAGACCTCAGCTGATCCCTGCAGACCCCCCTAGACCTCAGCTGATCCCTGCAGACCCCCCGTAGACCTCAGCTGATCCCTGCAGACCCCCGTAGACCTCAACTGATCCCTGCAGACCCCGTAGACCTCAGCTGATCCCTGCAGaccctgttcctgttcctgctcaTGTTCTTGTTCCTGTTCTTGTTCCCGTTCTTGTTCCTGCTCATGTTCCTGTTCTTGTTCCTGTTCTTGTTCCTGCTCATGTTCCTGCTCATGTTCCTGCTCATGTTCCTGCTCATGTTCTTGttcctgttcttgttcttgctcatgttcttgttcctgttcttgttcttgctcatgttcttgttcctgttcttgctcatgttcctgttcctgctcatgttcttgttcctgctcatgttcctgttcctgttcttgttcttgttcctgctcatgttcttgttcctgctcatgttcctgttcttgttcctgttcctgttcttgttcctgttcctgctcatgttcttgttcctgctcatgttcatgttcctgttcctgctcatgttcttgttcctgttcttgttcctgctcatgttcatgttcctgttcctgctcatgttcctgttcttgttcttgttcctgctcatgttcctgttcctgctcatgttcttgttcctgctcatgttcctgttcctgctcttgttcttgttcctgctcatgttcctgctcatgttcatgttcttgttcctgctcttgttcttgttcctgctcatgttcctgttcctgttcttgttcttgttcctgttcttgttcctgttcctgctcatgttcttgttcctgttcttgttcctgttcctgctcatgttcctgttcctgctctTGTTCCTGCTCATGTTCTTGTTCCTGCTCATGTTCCTGTTCTTGTTCCTGCTCATGTTGTTGTTCCTGCTCATGTAcatgttcctgttcctgctcaTGTACATGTTCCTGCTCATGTTCCTGTTCTTGTTCCTGCTCATGTTGTTGTTCCTGCTCATGTAcatgttcctgttcctgctcatgtacatgttcctgctcatgttcctgttcctgttcttgttcttgttcctgctcatgttcatgttcctgttcttgttcctgttcctgctcatgttcttgctcatgttcttgttcctgctcatgttcttgttcctgttcttgttcttgttcctgttcctgctcatgttcttgctcatgttcttgttcctgctcatgttcttgttcctgctcatgttcttgttcctgttcttgttcctgttcctgctcctgttcttgttcctgttcctgctcaTGTTCCTGTTCTTGTTCCTGTTCTTGCAGTACTTCGCTGACCTGAGGAACAGCATCGTCAACAGTCAGCCTCCAGAGAAGCAGCAAGCCATGCACTTATGTTTCGAGAACCTGATGGAGGGAATCGAGAGGAACCTACTCACTAAGAACCGGGACAGGTCAGAGACTTTAATTCatctgtagaagaagaaggagggtgtgtgtgtgtgtgtgtgtgtgtgtgtgtgtgtgtagtaatGTGTGTtaacgtgttgttgttgttgtgtgttgcgTTCAGGTTCACCCAGAACTTGTCCGTGTTCAGGAGGGAAGTCAACGACAGCATGAAGAACTCGACGTACGGCGTCAACAGCAACGACATGATGAGCTGACAGTCTCCACGGCCTGgcctcaccccctcctcaccccctcctcacccctctctGCATCCACCtcccgcctccctcctcccacctcctccccccctggCCCGGATGCCTAGGGACCACCTCCTCACCCCCCGACACGAAGCCGATTGGTCCCTTTTGATATAagcatatataaatatatacagatcTATTTTAAAGCCAGTCTGCTCtaacagaggagggagggagcatGTCCAAGCACTCTGACCGAGGGGGGAGGatgggaagggaagggaagggaagggaagggaagggaaggggggaggcaggggaggAAACGAGGGAGTAAATCGTAGTAAtccgcttcttcttctgcctgcCTTGTatagagaaacacacacaagaaaaaccaAGTGTACATTTCTTTTGGTAACATTTTGAACAATGTTTATAACTTTAAAACACGAAGATGagttgaggagaaaaaaaaacaaaaaacacaaaaaacaaacagtgtgaTTGAgctttttacagtgtagtgaGTTAGTGCAACTGTCTGTCTGCGTGGGGAGCGAGCTTTCcacgggggggacgggggaggacggggggaggacgggggaggacggggggacgAACCGGAAGCAGAGGTACTCACACTAACAGGATTGGAGAGTCAGAGCGTCCatgttgtacattttttctTAGTCTCTGCTTGAAGTGATGTAAATAGTCCCATGGGACggcctgggggggggggggggggcccggGGGGAGGActgggggggcgggggaggagggggacgccgccgccgctgctgctgctaagTTTCACCTCGTTCTCACCCGGGAGGTCGGTTTAGGGGAGGACGGGTCTGTTCAGGAAAACGTCCgacgatctttttttttattattatcatgaatTTAAATCAATCAAACCGGATTCGATTCCTTCAGCAGtggaacatttatttatgtttgtctttaatTCAGCGTCTGTAGAACTTAAACCGGCTCGAGAACCGTTCATCATTCGGCTGCTTTCAGGGTTCGACACCGTGTGAACGAATCTGGATTCAGACCGGATGATGAACCCGTGTGGAAGCTCCGAACCGGTTTCACTCTTACGCAGGCAGAAATAATCAGAATGAGGTTCTGAAATCCAAACTCTGAAAGCAGATGTGGATCAGGGGGCGTTTGCTGAACAGACCCGTGGACGAGGCCGAGCGCGGCTCCTCTCGGGCCGCCCCGCCCCCTTTTACTCCTGGGCGTGGCAGGAAGGGGCGTGGCCACGGCTCCACCTTCCCCTCTGGTAGGCCGGGTGCAGGTTCCACCGTCTTGTTTACACTCTGGGTTCCTGCAGCGGAGTCCATGTGGTGTGGTTGtgtgatgttgtgtgtttgtgtgctgcgTTGCCTGGTGTGTATGTGGCGAGGTTTGACGGCGTTGCTCCCTGAAGGAATCCAGggtgaaggagtgaaggagtgatGAGTGTGGTGGGTGTAAAGAGAAGAGGACGAGGCCGGAGTCCGTTAGCAACTTGTGCTCCTCTCTACGATGTTGCTGCTCAGTGTTCGTGACAACTAGCTCATCTCTAACCACGTCAGCGCTCAGACGAGGTCCAGCTCCTAATCTCTGGTTTGTGTCCCTGATGTGAATGTGTCGAGTAGCTGTTTGAGTTGTTTGGATGTCTGCTACATATAGTGTCAGCATTGTGACTGCAAATAAACCTCATTGATTTTTAATTCCCCGCCTCAcgccctcttcttcctcctcctccatcaggaGGCAATGACAAACATTTGTTCCTGATCAGGTGGTTCTGCAGAACGGGAGGAACAACAGGAACTAGAAtaggaatgaaaatgaaaagaagtggAAGAGCTAGAATCCTGTGACTCAACGTGAGGAAGTTTCCTGGTGAAATGAGTCACTCAGGTCAAaagctgcagaacaaacacTGACGCTGCAACGTgtagaagagaaaagtttcctggagagtTTATGGCAGAACGTAAAGTACGAGCTTCTCTCTCCACATTCACTCTGAGCTGAAGCTGAAACAAACTCGTCTGTTGATGAATCTCCTTCAGTTCGTGGTAAATTTCAGTCGACTTTTTATTTGTTACGAACAAAtgatattcagatatttttacaaaacaaaccaTGGATGATGGAGATTTGGCACGAtagataaaactttaaatacaaaagaaaaccaAGCGGAGGTGAGTTCATAGAGTCCAGAAATCGTTCCGAGCCAGATTGTAATGAGTGAATCCGGTCGGGTCTAAGGGctggatgaggatgatgatgaggatgaggatgaggaaggtGACGGGGGGGGGTTAGCTGGTGGACCGCTTGGACATGTAGACCACGTTGTTGAGTCCCTCTCGGTTGCGAGCGATCTCGATGGCAAAGAACTGAACTCTGGTGGCTGAAGAGGATAAAAACGAGACATTCACCACgttaatgttttcttctttactttttatttatttaagggaGAGAAACTCACCAAATATGGTGTTTTCCTCCGTGTAGTCCTTCTCACAGTCCAGGCGCAGCAGCGTCCCGTAGTTAAAATCCTCAACTTGTCCTTCAAACTGGTTACAGAACAAACGCCACGTCTGCAAAGACAACACAGCTCAGGCTAATGacatgctaacacgctaatAATGCTCCAATAACACGCTAATATCATCTGCACCTGAGAGGAAAttactcttcataccagcaggttcACTTCAGTCAAAAGCATCAAacaggaggagctactattagccgggaggctgggaggagctactattagctgggaggctaggaggagctactattagctgggaggagctactattagccgggaggctgggaggagctactattagctgggaggctaggaggagctactattagctgggaggagctactattagctgggaggctaggaggagctactattagccgggaggctgggaggagctactattagccgggaggctgggaggagctactattagccgggaggctgggaggagctactattagctgggaggctgggaggagctactattagctgggaggctgggaggagctactattagctgggaggctaggaggagttgCTATGAGCCAGGGAGCTAACGATGCTAATGTTCCGACCTCTTTCGCCTGGTCAGACTTCAGATCGTCCGTCGCCAGCAGCTTCACGTCGAGGTCTTTGAACGTTTCCCGGAAGCTGGAGTAAAGTTTGTCGTCGAGTTTCGTCAGTTTCAAGAACTTTGGATCCACGGAGGAGATGAGCTGAGGACACGATGACATCACAAACACGTCACAGTGACAACACAACATCTTCTCCTGAAATTAACGACTTTAGCTTAAACAAACACGATGCTAAACGTGTTTCCGCTGAATAAactgatggatgatggatgattcTCACGTTGAAGTAAACCTCCGCGTGGTTGAAGGCCTTCATGGCCCACATCGCCTCCAGCTGAGGCTGCGAACACAAACATCATTTAGAAAATATCCACAGAGAAACGGCGACGACGTGAACGTGTTTTTTCTTACGTCATTTCCGTATGCTTCAGCTGGAAGAGACAGAGCATGCGCAGCTGCTGAGGCTCCGCCCACCCCCTGAAAACAACACATATAACAACATTAATGAACCAATAAATAATCTACtgacttttttaattattcatatttgagttaaaaactggaataaatcagcttttcattctgctgtcaatcaaactTCGAGATCAATCAATAAAGTAAACTGAGCTAACGATGCTAATCAGTCACAACTGCACATGTGTgtttagcgttagcattagcatctgcCTGCTAGCTGCCGCGTTGCTTCCTAATTCGTTCAGTTTCGTGTTTCGTCGCGTCTCGGTCTCGGTTCGGAGTTATTTCTGAAGCAGCTCGAGGTCAGATGTTCATCAGAACCAGGACGGTGCCACGGTTTGTTCGTAAAATCCTACCAGAGCCGCTAGGATCTCATCCGACGCCATGTTCCCGGAGCAAAGATCGTCCAAAAGAGTAAGATGCGCCGCTACGAGGTTAAAAATCGATTAACCTAAACTGCACGCATGCGCTTTGTATCTCTTCCCCCAAACacggaaataataaaatatatagatgaATTATGTCTTTACACGTCGCCTTTTAATTGATATATTTCAGATATTAGAACAACATTCGCTTAGCAGAACAGTGGCTAGCTTCATCTTGTCGTAAAACATGGTGGCTACTTTATTTAACCTCGTGAATAAACAGAGTGATAcatcttcattttttaaaacctttgtgCTCGACTTTGACACCTCGTGACGTCACATATCTTAAAGGGACAGTggcggtttcttttttttcaagttttatatgaaaataaaaactatttacacATTAAATATCTGCTTTAGAATTTATTCTGTGACATGTTGTAATAAATCTGTTggggaaaatataaaatgtgttttaattaatgaatgcaAATTACCTTTAaatcaattaaatgtgttttatttttattttcatgaaggAATCAATGAGTAAAATAagggtttattttattctgcccTCTCGTGGCCACAGCATGAACTTCATCTTCCTCGGTTTgtctcaaaaacatttttatttctaaagttaaTGATGTTTAAATTGAACGTTAGTTATAGTTTTCTGTGATAATATCAGGAGAGGAAAACATAACAtagtagaaaaaagaaaatactggtaaaaatataataattagaaaaagaaacttcATGGTTTTTACCTAAATTTTTGTAAATAGAAATAAGTCATCATATTTaactattgtttttgtttgtttgttttttaaaaggaaaaaaaaaaacattttttatccTGACATGAATTTGTTTATCATTGTGTTTGGTTTGGAGCTAAAAGGTGCAGAttaaattcagaaaataaaaatatataaaataacaaaacattttctcatcgtatttaatttgtcattttatcacatATTTGGGacgtgttttgtgttttttcattattcttatttttaattgtcaGTGTTCGGGCTCCGTAGCTGAAGCTCCTCCGTCCTGGTCCAGAGCAGGTGTTTTATTCTGGTAATAATATGAATTCATGGAGTAAAGATGTTTCTAAAGGACGCAGCGTCCTCTCCTCCGGTCTCCACGGTGAACGAGCCGCTGAGTAACAGGAAGACGgccgctcctcttcctcctcttcctcctcctcctcctcttcctcctccacccttcctcctcctcctcctctctgagcaGCTATAGGATCGCCTCTTCTTCTCCTGGATGCTTCTCCCTGATCTCCTCCTGGTTTCTCCTTCGCTGTCTGGAGGTACgagcttctccttcttctttttcttctccttttttctccttctcctccttcttctcctcttccatgatgatttcttttttttttttttatcgcgtCGCCGCAGACGCACTtcgctcctcatcctcctcttcatcctcctccaggCCACATGACCCGCAGCTTCAGCGACGATCGACCATTAAAACGAACCACAGGcagcgttattattattattattattattattattattattattatt encodes the following:
- the pbdc1 gene encoding protein PBDC1 — protein: MASDEILAALGVGGASAAAHALSLPAEAYGNDPQLEAMWAMKAFNHAEVYFNLISSVDPKFLKLTKLDDKLYSSFRETFKDLDVKLLATDDLKSDQAKETWRLFCNQFEGQVEDFNYGTLLRLDCEKDYTEENTIFATRVQFFAIEIARNREGLNNVVYMSKRSTS